Proteins from one Pirellulaceae bacterium genomic window:
- a CDS encoding acetylxylan esterase: MRQVFLFLLVVSSACYGKVHADNLTCLSDDERQSAALYGQLQQKAYALLDRRDAAFEQLKSSAQIRAHQQKLKSFLLEQLGGFPERTSLNARTVRSIEADGYRIENVIFTSVPHHHITANLYLPSQSGPVPGIVVSSGHSRTGKTADYNQRFGIMMAKHGMAALCYDPIGQGERSQILDSEGEPKFGSTTTEHFLMGVGSTLVGRNTARYRVWDAMRSIDYLASRAEVDANRIGFTGCSGGGTLTSYVMALDDRVACAAPACYLTTFRRLIETIGPQDAEQNIFGQLAFGLDHPDYLIMRAPRPTLISSNTDDFFDIQGSWANFRQAKRIYGQLGFPERVDLVEIAGKHGVAPQNLATITHWMKRWLLATDQPVAATELAVRPARDLWCTDTGQILTTFPNEQSVFELNALHEQELKVQREEMWKTTAPDAMKTKIRQLIKVRDASEMKPPVVEDIGRVPRETYHIDKLVLRTDTGATLAGLTLHPAGPSDDAYLYLHDDGKIGDIHPNGPIADLMEEGHVVITVDLRGQGETGSPKRDPLLTDWKTYYLAYLLGKPLLGMRVEDALAAADFVAYYEKPRNDPREVHLVGVGQAGIIALHAAALQPQLFTSVTLRNVPREWASILEQEIPTGSLENAVHGALTVYDLPNLVQLIGNDKVRFEQPQTD; the protein is encoded by the coding sequence ATGAGACAGGTTTTCTTGTTTTTGCTCGTCGTTAGCTCCGCCTGTTATGGAAAGGTGCACGCCGATAACTTGACTTGTCTGAGTGACGATGAGCGGCAAAGTGCTGCCCTATATGGGCAACTTCAGCAAAAGGCTTATGCATTACTTGATCGTCGTGACGCGGCCTTCGAACAACTGAAATCATCGGCACAGATCCGCGCACACCAACAAAAGCTGAAATCCTTCCTGCTTGAGCAACTGGGCGGTTTTCCGGAACGCACCAGCCTCAATGCACGCACCGTTCGCAGCATCGAAGCTGACGGCTATCGAATTGAAAATGTAATCTTCACGAGTGTACCCCACCACCATATTACCGCCAATCTATACCTGCCTTCTCAAAGTGGCCCGGTACCTGGCATCGTGGTTTCGAGTGGTCACAGTCGCACCGGTAAGACAGCTGATTATAACCAGCGTTTTGGCATCATGATGGCCAAACACGGCATGGCCGCACTTTGTTATGACCCAATCGGACAGGGCGAACGTTCGCAGATTCTCGATTCCGAAGGCGAACCCAAGTTCGGCAGCACCACAACCGAACATTTCCTGATGGGAGTTGGTTCGACTCTCGTGGGTCGTAATACGGCCCGATATCGAGTTTGGGATGCGATGCGATCCATTGATTATCTCGCCAGTCGCGCCGAGGTGGACGCTAATCGAATTGGCTTCACGGGGTGTTCGGGAGGCGGGACATTGACCAGCTATGTGATGGCATTGGACGATCGGGTCGCTTGTGCGGCCCCGGCTTGTTATCTAACAACGTTTCGTCGATTGATTGAAACGATTGGGCCTCAGGATGCCGAACAAAACATTTTTGGACAACTCGCATTCGGACTCGATCACCCAGATTACTTGATCATGCGCGCACCACGCCCAACTCTGATCAGCTCAAACACCGATGACTTCTTCGACATCCAGGGAAGTTGGGCGAACTTCCGTCAGGCCAAACGCATCTATGGACAACTGGGCTTTCCCGAACGTGTGGACTTAGTCGAGATCGCCGGCAAACATGGCGTCGCCCCTCAAAACTTAGCCACCATCACGCATTGGATGAAACGGTGGCTGTTAGCTACCGACCAACCCGTCGCGGCGACCGAACTGGCCGTGCGTCCTGCTCGCGACCTCTGGTGTACTGACACGGGACAAATCCTAACCACTTTCCCCAACGAACAATCCGTATTCGAATTGAACGCCCTACACGAGCAAGAGCTGAAGGTCCAGCGAGAAGAAATGTGGAAGACAACTGCTCCCGATGCGATGAAAACAAAGATTCGGCAGCTGATTAAGGTGCGGGATGCCTCCGAGATGAAACCACCGGTAGTTGAGGATATCGGTCGGGTCCCACGTGAAACCTATCACATTGACAAGCTTGTCTTGCGCACCGATACCGGCGCCACTTTAGCAGGTCTAACCTTGCACCCAGCCGGCCCCTCGGATGACGCCTATCTTTATTTGCACGACGACGGAAAGATCGGAGACATTCATCCCAACGGCCCGATTGCGGACCTGATGGAAGAAGGGCATGTCGTGATTACCGTTGACTTGCGCGGTCAAGGTGAGACGGGAAGTCCAAAACGCGATCCCTTACTCACGGACTGGAAGACGTACTATCTCGCCTACTTGCTGGGCAAGCCCCTGCTAGGAATGAGGGTCGAAGACGCATTGGCAGCCGCCGATTTTGTTGCGTACTATGAAAAGCCCAGAAACGATCCTCGCGAGGTGCATCTGGTCGGCGTTGGACAGGCTGGCATCATTGCGTTACACGCAGCCGCCTTGCAGCCGCAACTGTTTACATCCGTCACGCTACGCAATGTCCCCAGGGAATGGGCTTCCATCCTGGAACAAGAGATTCCAACCGGCAGCCTCGAAAACGCAGTCCATGGCGCACTGACTGTTTACGATTTACCCAACCTCGTGCAACTCATCGGCAACGACAAGGTTCGTTTCGAACAGCCGCAAACCGACTAA
- a CDS encoding radical SAM protein → MSITERIATNVKQTDRERRLQGILSNRPSFGPQTVHFDIANGCNVRCTTCWHHSLHLHEIHTPSMEWKRQSMSFATFQTIMEDLLRLGGLEQIILSGMGDPSLNNELITMVQFAHHHNIGVTIITNLLTVDLPVLLDSDGELNLLVSICGVTETVWEEFHGGSFAGGFNKLLKQLEILRNARFQPKHVQVINGQNYHQLPDMVRFAAEWPTQRINFKFASLVNGTEAVGLNKQQKLELLEELIPRAKAISQFKGIVTDLDAFQTQVSLCSHRTSPIEEVGCYMGTIYCRITVDNELLYCCNTDISVGHIDDNTSFQQLWEGEKYAEMRSRLGRGDFFESCQQCGKYKQNLKWADKLHKLQRESQPPTSDPRSLPEAVE, encoded by the coding sequence ATGAGCATTACGGAAAGGATTGCCACAAACGTCAAGCAAACGGATCGCGAGCGACGACTTCAGGGGATTCTTTCGAATCGCCCTTCGTTTGGACCACAAACCGTTCATTTCGACATCGCAAATGGCTGTAATGTCCGCTGTACCACCTGCTGGCACCACAGTCTTCACCTTCATGAAATCCACACCCCGTCGATGGAATGGAAACGACAATCCATGTCCTTCGCAACTTTCCAAACCATCATGGAGGACCTGCTAAGACTCGGCGGCCTCGAACAAATCATTTTATCCGGCATGGGTGACCCATCGCTGAATAACGAACTCATCACCATGGTTCAGTTTGCCCATCACCACAACATTGGTGTCACGATTATCACCAATCTGCTGACCGTTGACCTGCCTGTCTTGCTCGACAGCGACGGTGAACTGAATCTATTGGTTTCTATTTGCGGCGTCACGGAAACCGTTTGGGAGGAATTTCACGGGGGATCATTCGCCGGCGGATTTAACAAACTGTTGAAACAATTAGAGATCTTGCGAAACGCTCGCTTTCAACCCAAACATGTTCAAGTCATCAATGGACAAAATTACCATCAATTGCCCGACATGGTCCGATTCGCCGCAGAATGGCCCACCCAACGAATCAACTTCAAGTTCGCATCGCTAGTCAACGGGACAGAAGCAGTCGGACTCAACAAGCAACAAAAGCTGGAGTTACTGGAAGAACTCATCCCCCGGGCCAAGGCAATCTCGCAATTCAAAGGTATCGTCACCGACCTCGATGCTTTTCAAACACAAGTTTCACTCTGCTCGCATCGCACATCCCCCATTGAAGAAGTTGGCTGCTACATGGGGACGATCTACTGTCGAATCACCGTCGACAATGAACTGCTCTATTGTTGCAATACCGACATCTCAGTAGGTCACATTGACGACAACACAAGTTTCCAGCAACTGTGGGAAGGTGAAAAATATGCCGAGATGAGGTCTCGACTTGGACGTGGTGATTTTTTCGAAAGCTGTCAGCAATGCGGCAAATACAAACAGAATCTGAAGTGGGCCGATAAACTCCACAAATTGCAGCGCGAATCGCAACCGCCTACGAGCGATCCCCGTTCACTACCCGAGGCCGTCGAATGA
- a CDS encoding radical SAM protein: MSVTDWARSLAKRHRRPRRDPPQPPFPDLQPTVEWQVNGFCNYDCTYCIQSAKSRVGVPTDSTVRSIVTEFAKLPGVWEIKMSGGEPFAFKGFVNSVIPQLTERTRHLISVLTNFSAPIDVLEKFCQLTADRLRITSASLHPDSTSAEDFIEKAIAYRELRQRYNPASSFVVNVVLVPGYVANHVKYRDQIEAAGLRYFPQLMKIKGGVYPYPPTEMALIEQLTHGSHDPSKVNRSPNYQGLHCEAGVWYFTVDQTGEAFSCRTGKRFLAENDQARLGNLTQGTFQLRKQGGPCPYTICPCTVPVNRGIVRLPNQERQQLILRKASENNEH, from the coding sequence ATGAGCGTTACAGATTGGGCACGATCGTTGGCCAAGCGGCACCGTCGACCGAGACGCGATCCACCGCAACCCCCATTCCCCGACTTACAACCGACTGTCGAGTGGCAGGTAAATGGATTCTGCAACTACGACTGCACCTATTGCATTCAGTCCGCGAAATCACGCGTGGGGGTGCCAACAGATTCAACGGTGCGATCCATCGTGACTGAATTTGCAAAGCTACCCGGAGTCTGGGAAATCAAGATGTCCGGTGGCGAGCCTTTCGCCTTTAAAGGTTTTGTCAATTCGGTGATCCCACAACTCACCGAACGTACGCGTCACTTGATTTCAGTGCTGACCAACTTCTCGGCCCCAATCGACGTACTGGAAAAGTTCTGCCAGCTAACCGCGGATCGACTCAGAATCACAAGTGCCAGTCTGCATCCGGACAGTACTTCAGCGGAAGATTTCATTGAGAAAGCGATCGCTTATCGCGAATTGCGACAGCGGTACAACCCAGCCAGCTCTTTCGTTGTGAACGTGGTGCTCGTGCCGGGTTACGTTGCGAATCACGTGAAATATCGCGATCAAATTGAAGCAGCCGGGCTGCGATATTTCCCTCAGCTCATGAAAATCAAGGGCGGTGTTTACCCCTACCCCCCAACCGAAATGGCCCTCATTGAACAGCTCACCCATGGCAGCCACGATCCCAGCAAGGTAAACCGATCCCCCAATTACCAAGGCCTGCATTGCGAGGCAGGAGTCTGGTATTTCACCGTTGATCAAACGGGTGAAGCGTTCAGTTGCCGCACCGGAAAACGTTTCCTGGCTGAAAACGATCAAGCCCGATTAGGGAATCTCACTCAGGGCACCTTCCAGTTACGAAAACAAGGGGGACCGTGCCCTTACACAATCTGTCCTTGCACGGTCCCAGTCAATCGTGGCATCGTCCGTCTTCCCAACCAAGAGCGTCAACAACTGATCTTGAGGAAAGCGAGCGAGAACAATGAGCATTGA
- a CDS encoding radical SAM protein → MSIDAWLQQRSTPQTEATLLGRRITGVVSWNMNDSCNYRCSYCTQRHMPDRTGTLEEIEQTLLAFSTLPGHWEFKLSGGEPFQQPGLDAIVSGLVAMGHCISVQTNFSANESRLLSFLEATRGALNLFSASLHLEYADARSFLDKYQIVQPFEKDGLRFHITTVGVPDRLVQIRDEIEPFFRKHNLVFKVQPEKVGGYLRDYSPEQKQILLELGGHNQTGRIAHNFQGKLCHSGTNYIVIKSTGEAFRCYPASRVGGQFARLGSLSEGITLLDGARICPYTYCNCTVPIQRGMIEGVSHDLQTTTKETDVH, encoded by the coding sequence ATGAGCATTGACGCTTGGCTGCAACAACGAAGCACACCGCAAACCGAAGCAACCCTACTCGGCCGACGCATTACGGGTGTTGTCAGCTGGAACATGAACGACTCCTGCAATTACCGCTGTTCGTATTGCACACAACGTCACATGCCTGACCGCACCGGTACGCTCGAGGAAATCGAACAAACACTTCTCGCTTTTTCTACTCTGCCGGGGCATTGGGAGTTTAAGCTCAGCGGCGGTGAACCGTTCCAACAACCGGGACTCGATGCAATCGTTTCAGGATTGGTCGCCATGGGACATTGCATCTCGGTACAAACCAATTTTTCTGCCAATGAATCGCGTTTGCTTTCCTTTCTGGAGGCAACACGTGGTGCACTCAATCTCTTTTCAGCAAGCTTGCACCTGGAATATGCCGATGCCCGATCGTTTCTTGACAAATACCAGATCGTTCAACCCTTTGAAAAAGATGGCCTTCGCTTCCACATTACGACGGTTGGTGTGCCGGACCGACTGGTGCAAATCCGAGACGAAATCGAGCCATTTTTTCGCAAACACAATCTGGTTTTCAAAGTACAACCAGAAAAGGTGGGGGGCTATTTACGCGACTATTCACCCGAACAGAAACAAATCCTGCTGGAATTAGGCGGGCACAACCAAACGGGCCGAATTGCACACAATTTCCAAGGCAAGTTATGTCATTCCGGAACAAATTACATTGTGATCAAATCAACGGGCGAAGCATTTCGCTGTTATCCGGCGAGCCGGGTAGGCGGACAATTCGCTCGACTCGGCTCATTAAGTGAAGGCATCACATTACTCGATGGGGCGAGAATCTGCCCCTACACTTACTGCAACTGCACTGTCCCCATTCAAAGAGGCATGATTGAAGGCGTTAGCCACGACCTGCAAACCACAACAAAGGAAACCGATGTTCATTAG
- a CDS encoding YceI family protein — MRRICTTLFTTTLIATLAVAASKPASAADEYDYDLVHSSVSFKARHLDISWIHGRFNDVEGKFSIDRENPENSTFAITIKTDSVDTANEARDEHLRQPDYFDTKQFPTIEFKSTDVKPIKDGFEVTGDFTMHGTTRKVTIVLMGGKEHKFGKTKRVAFSTELALKRSDYGFDKNAIGPIGDEALIMIDCEGVSK, encoded by the coding sequence ATGCGAAGAATTTGCACAACGCTTTTCACCACAACCCTGATCGCAACCCTTGCCGTTGCGGCTAGCAAGCCTGCTTCCGCAGCTGATGAGTATGATTACGACCTAGTCCATTCATCGGTGAGCTTCAAAGCAAGACATCTCGACATCAGCTGGATTCATGGTCGATTCAATGACGTCGAGGGCAAATTCTCCATCGATCGTGAAAACCCAGAAAATTCTACGTTTGCGATCACGATCAAGACCGACAGTGTCGACACGGCCAACGAAGCACGTGACGAACACCTCCGGCAACCTGATTACTTTGACACAAAGCAATTTCCAACGATTGAATTTAAGAGCACCGACGTCAAACCGATCAAAGATGGGTTCGAGGTGACCGGTGACTTCACCATGCACGGCACGACTCGAAAAGTCACGATTGTCCTCATGGGAGGCAAGGAACATAAATTCGGGAAGACGAAACGAGTTGCCTTCTCAACTGAACTTGCACTCAAACGCAGTGACTATGGTTTTGACAAAAATGCCATTGGACCGATCGGAGATGAAGCGCTGATCATGATTGACTGTGAAGGCGTGAGCAAATAG